GAAGTCTTTTTATGACATGTCCTCATCCAGCAATTTCAAATCTTTCTGGGCCGGAAGATGCTCGGTCCGAAGGTAGATTTAACAACTTGAAAAAGCAATGGAAGCTGCAGCACAGCAAACAACGCCGCGGGAAGACAACCGAGTACAGTAACTGGAATCCACGCCCGCTTGAGTCTCTCATCCAACACAATGGTAAGAGCAGCAGCAAAGGCTGCAACCATGAAAGCCAGGGAGAAAAAGAGGGAGGACAGGCCGATTATCAGCTTCTTCGGCAACGAGTGGAGAAAATCTTCCGGCTCGGAAGATGAAGCTAGGATGGCCGAGAATGATAAGATGGCTGCCGCCGAGAAGAACAAGCCTACCGTATCTAAAATCGCAAAAACCACGAAAGAGTCCTTTCCTAACAATATGGGGATCCCGGTATCGTTGTTGCCTCCTGGTACAATCAAAGCCGCTATGAACAGGGCCATAGCGATTAGAGTTGAGATGAGCAAGAATGAACTTGAAGTACtcttcatccatttttctccaTTCTTAAGCAATTCCTCGTGTTCACCTAGGAATATATGCCAATATGTCTCATACACTGCCTTATttccttccatttcttcttcttcgagagACGTCATCACTATCTTTTGATGAGGATTGACCCACCCTTCCACAGCCTACATGAACACAGGCACGCGAATGAAATAACAAGCATAAAACCACTAGGGTTGGCAAATGGTGTGTTGTGGTTGGGTCTGTTGAGATCCTAGACACAAATTTTTTACTTAATATAAAGCTACgacttaatattttcttttcataatcTAGGACATGGATGTGGAGACCAGACATTCGACCTGCGCCGGTAGCTCTAAATCCAAAGACCCTAGGCAACTTGCGCGCAGTCGGCGGGACTCAAATAGCTGCCTTCAGGTTGTGGCAaaattatacacggccggttcggtggaaccggcggttccggttccacgaaaaggtggaaccggaaccggccgtgtatacttccggttccgaaccggaaccggcggttcagggccgattccggttccgcttcggaaccggcgattcattccgattccttttttaataataatttttaaaataataaataataaaataaacataataaattataaattataaaatacaattaaattgtacattgtaataaaatatggggaaaaaaaagagaaggaatgggtttgaacttaatgaattatcattaagcgcctacatatcttattggggatagaagaatcaaagcccatgtaattcttttacctttgagaaccccaacttacctcatcgtcaatcgtcgctacccgttgtggtacccgtggcggtggtatctccaacttcatcgctaaaaaattcgtgttcacgatctaactcttggtgtcgatatttcgccctcgtccaatcgccgacacaagcttgagcttctacagagtccgggcttaatcttgaacggcgagagtccaaaattaatcctccagcactaaatgcttgttcaactgcaaccgttgaagaaggcgttgctaatatttgatgagcgatgagggcgagaactggataatcgatttggtgactcttccaccacttcaggatttcgaaatctgtactatgttctgcatcacgaaactcaaattgagtggttaaatatttttctaattcagaattACTACATGTtgcctctttttgtttttttttgcctacttttaagcatattatatcctctactaagtgaactaccactttcgctacgtgaggcagtagattgtaaagatccggaatcacttaaaccatatctgctacaaaattctccatataatgctactatagattctttaacatctcctaatatatttgaaatatctattgaatcttccaaatgtaaacaatcatgataatacacattcaaataatcttgtaaaccgtctaatttaatacgtggatcaaaaacaataccaactaaaaagacaagaggaatttgcaaataataatgcaatcatttttctcgcattactaaaatagttcgacctaattcggtatcattttcatattcactaaaaacactaccaatattaacacactctattaaaaataaatgcgttgtaggataataaataccagataaagtcttagtagcatcattaaaaattttcaaaatatctaaaattttcttgcaaacgtcccaatgttgaggaagtaaagtaatttcgggaatattttgtgaaataaacatacataataaatctttatattcaaaagttttccgaatcaactcgtacgtagaattccaacgagtcggaatatcttttggaaatcttcttgcccttctcccattttgtttacaaaattttccccatgatttcatacaatggggacgactccataaaaatttaattgcactttttattggggcgagagaagtgtcaagagttcgtaaaccatcttgtacacataaatttaaaacatgacaagcacatctaatgtgaaaaaattgtcagccaaaagtgggtttgcaaatattttctaattcgggaatagaagcggtatttgcggcggcattatcaaaaccaattgaaaatactttatttattaaattatattcttctaaaacttgcctaattattctataaatattatgagccgaatgtctttcatcaaaaactcggaatgcaataagtcttttttgaatcgtccaatcgtcacctatccaatgacacgtgacacccatataagaatgaatttgccaaggatcactccaaatatcgctacctatatgcacacgtccattgaattccgcaaaaaattttgctaaagatttttttccttttttataaagatgaaaaacttcgcgtttaagagtattttttggaatagttggcgcttgcggaaccaacgcagtatttatcaaatatttcatattaaaattttcaccagtattaaacggaacatgatcaagggcaacatattcacctaatgtttgcttataaagtgcttcagtgaaacgaaatataggatgaggattagaagtggcgtacccggaaatttgttgttgcgtattgtcgatccccgcttgcgttggatgtttttttgtcaaatgccgacggaatgttccgtagccgtctcctttcgtaaatttatatgtttgcgaacaatatttacattttatattatacttaccttcgacttcatcacgtaccttgtcgaagtgtagccacaagtcggatgtattatctcggcccttccgttccggctcatttgccgttgacgtttcttcgacaccagtgggaggatgaagactttcttgtgttgggatgtgctcgacgttcggaatcgggacatagttgatattatcgtcgtcgtcttcccaacttgcatactcacgaggatcatattcaagaatgagatactcggaatctcccatagtcatcttgcccttgtcagcatttctgcttctacttgccatttttgagagaattgatcggaaatccgattgagagaattgagtcgggattgagagaattgggagaatttgagcgatttgagaggatttgagagagaaTTCGaaagattgttcggagaatttgtgacaaaaataaaagggggagcatatgtatttataggcaagaattatttttaattatttttttttttttacaagcaacggcccaaagggggggaggggagggggtaggaggGGGCGGCGGGCCCAGGCGGAGAGCCCAACGTCTCTCGCCCCGGGCCcgcctttattttatttttttatttttatttcacggttccgaaccggcccggaaccgcggtcaacgggccggttccgggcccacgggcccaaatggcaccctctagGCGGAATATGCCTTTCTCAGTCTTAAATcttcgaatttttaattatgcAAATAAAGCACTTCAACCTCGATCCttgatttatataatttttgCATCTCCTCAATGTTGGTAAAAGGTAGAACCTAAGTggcaccgacaccgacacgtaacacgcgacacgacacgacatgacacaCCGACACATCATTTATCAAAAtatagagaatttcgatacgttgtatattaaatgtatatttttatgtatacatgataaaaatatcagcagtgtgttttttcttcttttgttagggattcactattaggtttttattttatttttttgctagcTGGGTATAATAATTTTGGGTTGGCTgggtatatgatttaagtacatgtatatatttttataaatttacattttgtaatttattgaaaatgtttaaaattgatcccgtgcGTGTCGAAATGAGATGTCGAGATGTTGGACTCATGGTGTCACTGGCGTGTTTGGAATGTTGACcgcatgtcggagagtgtcgaaGAGTATCGGACACGATATAGAGGCTTCTGGAGAGTGTTTGTGCTTCATAGGGTATAACTAAATGATATGATTTCATTACCTTGAACCATTGGAGTTCTTTCTGCATCTGGAAAGCTGCTCCAGGGACATCGCTCAAATAGCCAAAATTAGGTGAAAACCGTGCTGCCGCTTCCAACATGGCCTTGGACTCATCATATTCGGGTGTGGAAGGAATGAAGGACGGATTAACATTCGAGTTGGCCGCCAGAAAGAGACTGCAAACCTCCTCTTGGCGATGCTCCACAGCAATCGCCAGCCAACTTTTACCATCAAAAGTGGTCCAGATTAACTCCGGGAAGGACTTGAGACATACCTCCAGTATTTCAACGATTCCTTCGGACGTGGCGCTGGAGATGCTCTCATTGCCTTTGAAAAACTGGAGGATCTCAGTTGTTTTCTTACATGAAATCTCGGCGCAAACAAGTTTTGCCAACTCAACAGCTGCCTCGTCTCTCAGCTTTGCATCGCGAATCCTCTGGACTGGCGGAGCTGCATTTGAACACGCATGATTTTGCGCGataccttttatttatttatttattacaaagatgaaatcttcatccgaataAAGATGAATATATAAGTAGATAACTTTCATCGATGATCCAACATTGGCAGCCATTGCACTATGAGCTGAATTTAGAAAATGCCATTTCTTACTAGGGCGCATTTTTCTATCTACACTTCTCATTCTCCATGCAAACTTCTACTCTGGATTCAAATCTAGTTCGTAAATGACTACAACTAGTCGTTGCTCccttgtgattgattgatttttggcTTGTTTTGtgcacaagaaaaagaaatacagACTACTGCATGTTAAGATGTCCGACACCttataaattagaaattaacaGCTGACACGTCTCAATAGGGGGAGGAGCACAGATGATGAGAATATCCCTTTGATTGACTCCATTCTTTGCTAGATACTCCGCACAAATTTGTTGaattttatcttcttatttATTTCATTATCCAACACTTGTGATTTCCATATATTTGACAATCCTCGACAAAGACATGACACAATACTTTCAGTACGCTATATAAGCATACAATTCGATCTTGAAGTAAGTTTAGCATATTTGGTTTCACATTAGTTGATATTTATGTACAAAGTATATGTACTGTATGCGCTCAAGTTAACTTCTGTGCAGTATGTGTGTGTGGGAATTTCCATCATGGCAGAATTAAGAACAGATGGTCTTGAAGTGAATTTGCAATAACTGTATTTGAAACTTCACAGTTATTTCATATTTGCCATTGATGGAAGTTGACTGACTCACATAATTAAACAGTGATTATGCAATTTCATTCATATAGACTGTCGCTGCATGATCAATAATGTAATACATACGTACGTGCATCCTATATCTATTCATGTTCGAGTTTCGAGCATATAGCCTAAATTTTGTCGGCCTAACTTGCTTAACTTAAAAACTCATGAGACCAAGTTCCATATTTGTGCATCATAGCGAATATGGGAATAATGCATTCTCGCTAGCCCTATCCTATGTTGATTTGATGTCTTTTCAGTCTTCTATgtaatttcaaaataatcacatgAGAAGGAGATAGAATTTTTCTCGTAGGTATTTGATAAATAGTAAACATCTTCTGTTGACAAATATCACGTAAAGAAAGATCTTCATTTATAGTTTTCCTATATATTTTTAGGTGATTACTAAAAGACCATCATGTTTATAGTTCTAGTCACAATTTGGTTAATGTTTTCGATTCTTGTCACATGGAAGGCACTTGTAGATCACTATAGTATTTGAAGTagccgaagaagaaagagagaacggGCCAGGTCAACGACTGTGTAAAAGGTCGAATCATACCCACAATAGTGCCACAAGTCCTGAGAATCTTTTTAAAAGCTCCAAGTGCTTCAAGCTTGGATAACTCTATACTCGTCTGAAGTGCTGCAgtcaggaagaagaaagaattatGTCAGCTCAATGACATTACGACCAGGAAAAGGTGCCAAGAGTTAGATTAGCCATATACCTCGCACTTTAATATAGAAGTACTAAAGAGTATCCTTATCTTCTGtaatattcaaattttattaGAGTAAGATCCTACAAACACAGAGTGACGGCCCACCTTGAACCATTGTAGTTGGTGGCCCCGATATCCTTGGATCTTCACATGGTGTGGAGTTCAAGTCCACCGGAACACCTTCAGATGGAGAAAAGAGCCGGTGAACAGATATGATCTTATCAAATGCATGCTGAGAAGAAAATGGGTAGATGTGCTGACCTTTGTATAGCAATCTTTCCCAGAGGTTGAGCCTAGCTCCGTTAAGAAAGTGAGACGGCATACGAGACAATGCTCTCAATAGTGATCGTTTGTGCCCAGCTAAGTGAGGATACCGGTGCAGCAAATAGAGACAGACATCCGCCCGAATTTACCGAGAAAGTTAATAAGGAAAAAGAGCAGAAGAGCGGACATGAAACAAGTTTGTGTGATCTTACCAAGGTGACCAGCATAGGCAAGATAAATGATGGCACCAATCgattgaacattagaaaagggtCACGTCGACCATCGTCTTTTATGTTCATCGCCAGGAACCAAAGGACCTCCTTAGACAGAGCACCATATTCCGCAGATCGCCACAGGGGAACGAATTGCTGACCGTCTAGAATATGTGTCAACTTTGGATTCTTTCTGGCTAATGCCTTGACCATCCTTATTCTTCCGCCCAAGGCGGCGTAGCGGATGGCTGTGCACTTTTTGCCATCAGCCACTTCAAGGTCCTCCGGAGACGAGCTCGACCAGGTTCTCGACAAACTGATCTTGGGCGCTCATGGCTGCTATATGTAGCACGGTCCGTGATTCGCTTGTAATTATAGCGGTCTTCGAGGTTGTATCTCGTTCGAAGAATCCATGAGCGGCCGCCCAATCACCCTCCAGCACAGCTTGCAACAGTGGTCGATAATAGTGACCATCTTCAACTATTTCTTGTTGTGCtgcgataatgaaaacatttggcAAGTCATTAACAAATTTATTTATGTAGAATAATTGGGGCAACAAATATCAACTTAGTTTGAACAACTCAAATGAATCCTACttaattaacagaaaaaaaaaaaaaaaagaggaaacggCTCGCTTGGCAATGGCATACCTGGCATTAGTGGAGGTGGAGAAGTTGGTTTTATGAAGATTTGTGAATGATCCGTTTCTGAGTGCGACACGTCCACACGAACATCTTAAAAAATATGGGGGAAGAAAACCAGAATTACTGTAATCATCAATGATGTGTGATCGAACGATGTGTGAAGGATCAGTTTCTGAGTCGGAGTCCACGTTTACAGTAACATCATCAATGATATAGGGAAGAAAACCAGAGTCAGTGCAAATCGCCTTTCTCAAACTTATATGTTCGTTCAA
This genomic interval from Rhodamnia argentea isolate NSW1041297 chromosome 4, ASM2092103v1, whole genome shotgun sequence contains the following:
- the LOC125314816 gene encoding uncharacterized protein LOC125314816, whose product is MPSHFLNGARLNLWERLLYKGQHIYPFSSQHAFDKIISVHRLFSPSEGVPVDLNSTPCEDPRISGPPTTMVQALQTSIELSKLEALGAFKKILRTCGTIVAPPVQRIRDAKLRDEAAVELAKLVCAEISCKKTTEILQFFKGNESISSATSEGIVEILEVCLKSFPELIWTTFDGKSWLAIAVEHRQEEVCSLFLAANSNVNPSFIPSTPEYDESKAMLEAAARFSPNFGYLSDVPGAAFQMQKELQWFKAVEGWVNPHQKIVMTSLEEEEMEGNKAVYETYWHIFLGEHEELLKNGEKWMKSTSSSFLLISTLIAMALFIAALIVPGGNNDTGIPILLGKDSFVVFAILDTVGLFFSAAAILSFSAILASSSEPEDFLHSLPKKLIIGLSSLFFSLAFMVAAFAAALTIVLDERLKRAWIPVTVLGCLPAALFAVLQLPLLFQVVKSTFGPSIFRPRKI